DNA sequence from the Bacillus pumilus genome:
GTTTTGATGTTGTAGCTCCATCCGACATGATGGATGGGCGTATAGGTGCTATACGGAGTGCTTTAGAGGAAAAGGAACTGGTCAATACAAGAATTCTATCGTATGCGGTGAAATATGCATCCGGCTTCTATGGTCCTTTCCGTCAAGCTCTGGGGAATGTATTGTCTGGGGATAAAAAAAGCTATCAAATGGATTCTGCCAATAGCGATGAAGCCCTTCGAGAGGTAGCGCTTGATTTGAATGAGGGCGCGGACATGGTCATGGTAAAACCAGGGCTGCCGTATTTAGATGTCATACATCGGGTGAAATCGGAATTTAAAGTTCCTACTTTTGCTTACCAGGTTAGTGGAGAATATTCAATGTTGATGGCAGCTATTCAGAATGGTTGGCTTGATGCAAATGTTGTAATTGAAGAATCATTAATGTCGTTCAAACGCGCTGGATGCGATGGTATTTTGACTTATTTTGCTTTAGATATGGCTCGGCGACTGAGAGATGGAGAATCTCAAAACATATAGGCAAAATGAAAACAGACCCTGCATGGTCTGTTTTTTTATGAGGACGATTTGAAGACCTTCAGAAAAAGTATAGATGAAAAAAATCCCTTTTCGTACCGATCACACATCTTTTAATAGTATCAGCAAATCCAGCTTAAGTTACTTACAAAATATTTAGAATTTTTTGCGAGAATCCTCCTAAATGTAATACGGACTTTAAATATTTTCATTTATAATTCTCTATTTGTCTATACTTTTCATATCGCTGTTGTATAAGCTCTTCCGAGGATAATGGTCTCAATTTTTTTAGAGATGATTCGATCACAGATTCAATCATTTTTGCCTGTGATTTTATATCATTTTGTGCTCCACCTTTAATTTCAGCAATGATTTCATCAATAATTCCTAAATGTTTTAAATCTTTTGCTGAAATTTTCATATGTTCAGCAGCTTCTGGAGCATACTTAGCATCCTTCCATAGGATAGATGCTGCTCCTTCTGGCGAAATTACCGAGTACCATGAATACTCTAACATATGGATATGGTTACCGACACTAATGCCAAGAGCTCCACCACTTGATGCCTCTCCAATTACAATACAAACAATTGGGACCTTAAGCGTAGCCATTTCCAAAAGATTTCGAGCTATCGCTTCAGAAATTCCACGTTCTTCAGATCCTTTCCCTGGATAGGCGCCTATTGTATCAATAAATGTAATAATAGGGCGATTAAATTTATCAGCTTGTTTCATAAGTCTTAACGCTTTTCTATATCCTTCTGGATGTGACATTCCAAAATTTCTTTCTATATTTTCCTTTGTACTTCTACCTCTTTGATGACCAATAACCGTAACGGGCATCTCTTTAAATTTTGCAATACCACCTATCATTGCTTTATCATCACCATATAATCGATCACCATGAAGTTCGAAAAAGTTTGTAAACAATAAAGGTATATAATCCAATGTCGTGGGCCGGTTACGTAGCCTTGCAATTTGAACTCGTTGAAAAGGTGTAAGATTAGAATAAATTTCATCTTGCATTTTATTTAAACGTTTTTCTAATAAATGAATTTCTGACGATAAATCTACATTATTTTCTTTCATCATTTTCTTTAATTCATCAAATTTCTCTTTTAGTTCAATGATAGGACGTTCAAAATCCAAACTCATTTTATCCTCCAAAGGTTATGATTTACCTCACTCTAATCAAAAGACTTAGAAATAGAATCAATAAATAATTCAAAACCATCCACAACTATTTTTTGTTCTGATTCTGATAAATTATTGAGGATACGTTGATAAAATGTAAGAGATTGTTCTCTTAAGCGATTAACAGTAATGTGACCCTTTTCTGTGAGGTGCAGAAAAAGTTCTCTTCTATTTTTTTCATTTACTTCACGATAAACAAGCCCCTTTTTTACTAACTTATCTACCAATCTACTTACAGTTGAAGTCTCTAATCTAAGTTTATTGGATAGTTGCCAAACAGTTAATTTTTCCACCTCTAGTTCCTCTAACGCCATCATTTGAGAAGTTGGTAGAGGTTTTTCAAATGGTCCATTCGGCAAATTTTGAGATTCAAAAACCCCAGTTAATATAATCATTTTCTTAATATCTGTTCTTAGTTTTAAGGCATCTTCTCTTTTCAAAAAGGTCATCCTCCTACAATTCATGTATTATACATGAATTGTATTATACATGAATATGATTTTTTCACAAGCTTAACGTAAGCCAATGTGACAACATGGACGAGGTATTTTTTCTTGTTAAATGTGTCTAATTTGTGAAATTAAAAATTTCCACAAACTAAAATATATGGAATTTCAGTCTATAGTAGGTAACATAATACTCATTGTTATGTCGGGTATCTAGTCTCGTAAAAGTGACAAGACTAATCATTTTGAATGAATAGAAGGAGGTTTCATGATTATTGCCATAACTGATGTTACATACGGTAGTAAAGTTAGAGAGCCAAAAGGTGCTCTGCGTTACTACTATACACATCCCTTAGAAATCGAAAATTCTAAGGAAGAGCTTCTCATCCAAATGGACTTTACAGATAAGCTCTATAAAAAAATTACACGGAGGTAATAGGAAATGAGAATTAACCACAATATCGCAGCACTTAACACATTAAACCGTTTATCAGCAAACAACGGTGCGAGCCAAAAGAACATGGAGAAACTTTCTTCTGGTCTTAAAATCAACCGTGCAGGAGATGACGCAGCAGGTCTAGCAATTTCTGAAAAAATGCGTGGACAAATCCGCGGATTAAAAATGGCGTCTAAAAACGCACAAGACGGTATCTCTCTTATTCAAACAGCTGAAGGTGCATTAACTGAAACTCATTCAATTCTTCAACGTGTACGTGAGCTAGTAGTTCAAGCGGGAAACACTGGTACACAGCAAGGAGAAGACTTAACTGCAATTAAAGATGAGATCACAGCGCTTGTTGAAGAGGTCGATGGTATTTCTAATCGTACTGAGTTTAACGAAAAAAAATTATTGAATGGTACGTTTAATGGAGTAGGTACACCTGGCACACCAGCAAATCCGCCGACAGATCCAGATGATCCAAGTACAGGTACACCTGCAGTCCCAGCAACTCCTGGTGATGCTTTAGTATTCCAAATTGGTGCAAATGCTACACAACAAATTAAAGTCAACATTCAAGATATGAGCGCTGCTGCTTTAGGCGTTACAGACGCAGATGGTGCAGTTGAGACAGGTAAGTCTGTTAAAGATATCGATGTATCTAAATTTGAAACAATTGCAGCTGATGACGATGGTGGATTTGATGATCAGTTAGCAATCGTTGATGGAGCTATTAAACAAGTTTCTGCACAACGTGCTAAACTTGGTGCAGTCCAAAACCGTCTAGAGCACACAATCAACAACCTTGGTGCTTCTTCTGAAAACTTAACGGCTGCTGAGTCTCGTATTCGTGACGTTGACATGGCGAAAGAAATGAGTGAGTTCACGAAGAACAACATTCTTTCTCAAGCGTCTCAAGCGATGCTTGCACAAGCGAATCAACAGCCACAAAACGTACTTCAATTATTACGTTAATAAATCAAAAGCCCCTATATAAAAGGGCTTTTTTTGTCAAATTTCAACCAATTATCCTAGTGATTATAACTCAATTATAAATAATAATCACTTTTATTTCCGCTTACATAAAGTATATAGACCACATGTCCGCAATCTCTTATAGTTTCACCCAATTTAGAAAAGATCCCCCGATCATGGGGAGGTCTTTTCTTTTTGTGTCTTTATCTTATTTTTCTTGTGGAGGGAAATAAATGTATTGTAATTCCTTACTTGTTTTTTTGAAAACTACATAAGAAAAGAAAATTATACAGTTTTCAAATCTATTAATGTTGACCCTGTATCATTAATACTAGAAACAGAACCAAACTTAGTTTATTTACATAGTATGGTCAAGAGGTGATCATACTTATGAAAAGATGTAGACATTGTGGAAAATCATGTACATCTCATTTCGGAAATAATTATAAAAAAGGAAGTTGGTACGGTTCTTATGAAAATTATGATTGGGAGTGTGATAGCTGCAAGAAATTAAGGAAAAATCCTTGCTGCGGCAAAAATCCTTGTGTTTGTGTAATTCAAGGTCCGCCAGGCGGGAGGGGAAGAAGAGGCCCAGCAGGAGCAACGGGAGCCACAGGAGTAGGGTTAACTGGTATTTTGGCATTTGATCCAGCGGTAGCACCTACGTATCCAGCAGGCCAAGTCGTGACATTCGATGGAAGTACGTATTTAGTGAATTCAGCGTCGCCTACAGGTACGCCAGGTACGTCACCAGATTATACATTGTTAGCTGCTGCTGGTGAAGCTGGAGCCACGGGAGCAACAGGCACAGGAGCGACTGGTGCAACCGGAGATACAGGTGCAACCGGAGATACAGGTGCTACAGGAGTTACAGGAGCCACGGGAGCCACCGGAGCCACCGGCGTAGGATTAACCGGCATTGTGGCATTTGATCCAGCAACATCTCCAACCTATCCAGTAGGTCAAGTGGTCATATTTGAAGGTGGAACCTATGTTGTAAATACAGCATCGCCAACAGGTACACCAGATACGTCGCCAGACTATACATTATTGGCAGCCGCAGGAGATACAGGAGCGACCGGTGCAACGGGCGTCACAGGAGATACAGGAGCGACCGGTGCAACGGGCGTCACAGGAGATACAGGAGCGACCGGTGCAACGGGCGTCACAGGAGATACAGGAGCGACCGGTGCAACGGGCGTCACAGGAGATACAGGAGCGACCGGTGCAACGGGCGTCACAGGAGATACAGGAGCGACCGGTGCAACGGGCGTCACAGGAGATACAGGAGCGACCGGAGCCACTGGTGTAACGGGAGATACAGGAGCGACCGGTGCAACGGGCGTCACAGGAGATACAGGAGCGACCGGAGCCACTGGTGTAACGGGAGATACAGGAGCGACCGGTGCAACGGGCGTCACAGGAGATACAGGAGCGACCGGTGCAACGGGCGTCACAGGAGTAACGGGAGATACAGGAGCGACCGGAGCCACTGGTGTAACGGGAGATACAGGAGCGACCGGTGCAACGGGCGTCACAGGAGATACAGGAGCGACCGGTGCAACGGGCGTCACAGGAGATACAGGAGCGACCGGAGCCACTGGTGTAACGGGAGATACAGGAGCGACCGGTGCAACGGGCGTCACAGGAGATACAGGAGCGACCGGTGCAACGGGCGTCACAGGAGTAACGGGAGATACAGGAGCGACCGGAGCCACTGGTGTAACGGGAGATACAGGAGCGACCGGTGCAACGGGCGTCACAGGAGATACAGGAGCGACCGGTGCAACGGGCGTCACAGGAGATACAGGAGCGACCGGAGCCACTGGTGTAACGGGAGATACAGGAGCGACCGGTGCAACGGGCGTCACAGGAGATACAGGAGCGACCGGTGCAACGGGCGTCACAGGAGTAACGGGAGATACAGGAGCGACCGGAGCCACTGGTGTAACGGGAGATACAGGAGCGACCGGTGCAACGGGCGTCACAGGAGATACAGGAGCGACCGGTGCAACGGGCGTCACAGGAGTAACGGGAGATACAGGAGCGACCGGAGCCACTGGTGTAACGGGAGATACAGGAGCGACCGGTGCAACGGGCGTCACAGGAGATACAGGAGCGACCGGTGCAACGGGCGTCACAGGAGTAACGGGAGATACAGGAGCGACCGGTGCAACGGGCGTCAGAGGAGCCACGGGAACGCGTATAGGAACAAGGGCTTCTGGCAATTTTGGTACCCAAACCGTTGCTAACGATGCTAATTTTTCATTTGTGAATGTGGTAGTAGCTGGTCTAACTTATACTGCTCCAGGCATTTTTACCATACAAGAAGATGGTATTTATGAAATAGTTGCAATTGTTTCCGCTGCTAGCGCTCAAGCTGGTCCTCTTGTGATTAATGTAAATGTCGATGGAAGTAATGTTGTTAATGGTGTAGTTAGGGGAACCACAGTTGGTCAACAAGTAACAGCTATCGGTCTAGCAAGACTTGTTCCAGGAACTGCAATTCAATTAACGAATAATAGCGGGCAGGCTATTACAACAGATTCTGGAAGAATAACGATTTTCAGACTCAGTTAGGTTTCTAAACCATTTCATTAAGCCGATCACAGTAGTAATGTATTAGTTGAGTATATTGGTATTAAGGTATTCTATTAATCAG
Encoded proteins:
- a CDS encoding beta strand repeat-containing protein; the protein is MKRCRHCGKSCTSHFGNNYKKGSWYGSYENYDWECDSCKKLRKNPCCGKNPCVCVIQGPPGGRGRRGPAGATGATGVGLTGILAFDPAVAPTYPAGQVVTFDGSTYLVNSASPTGTPGTSPDYTLLAAAGEAGATGATGTGATGATGDTGATGDTGATGVTGATGATGATGVGLTGIVAFDPATSPTYPVGQVVIFEGGTYVVNTASPTGTPDTSPDYTLLAAAGDTGATGATGVTGDTGATGATGVTGDTGATGATGVTGDTGATGATGVTGDTGATGATGVTGDTGATGATGVTGDTGATGATGVTGDTGATGATGVTGDTGATGATGVTGDTGATGATGVTGDTGATGATGVTGVTGDTGATGATGVTGDTGATGATGVTGDTGATGATGVTGDTGATGATGVTGDTGATGATGVTGDTGATGATGVTGVTGDTGATGATGVTGDTGATGATGVTGDTGATGATGVTGDTGATGATGVTGDTGATGATGVTGDTGATGATGVTGVTGDTGATGATGVTGDTGATGATGVTGDTGATGATGVTGVTGDTGATGATGVTGDTGATGATGVTGDTGATGATGVTGVTGDTGATGATGVRGATGTRIGTRASGNFGTQTVANDANFSFVNVVVAGLTYTAPGIFTIQEDGIYEIVAIVSAASAQAGPLVINVNVDGSNVVNGVVRGTTVGQQVTAIGLARLVPGTAIQLTNNSGQAITTDSGRITIFRLS
- the hag gene encoding flagellin Hag — protein: MRINHNIAALNTLNRLSANNGASQKNMEKLSSGLKINRAGDDAAGLAISEKMRGQIRGLKMASKNAQDGISLIQTAEGALTETHSILQRVRELVVQAGNTGTQQGEDLTAIKDEITALVEEVDGISNRTEFNEKKLLNGTFNGVGTPGTPANPPTDPDDPSTGTPAVPATPGDALVFQIGANATQQIKVNIQDMSAAALGVTDADGAVETGKSVKDIDVSKFETIAADDDGGFDDQLAIVDGAIKQVSAQRAKLGAVQNRLEHTINNLGASSENLTAAESRIRDVDMAKEMSEFTKNNILSQASQAMLAQANQQPQNVLQLLR
- the hemB gene encoding porphobilinogen synthase — protein: MESFPSIRMRRNRNNDWSRRLVAENRLSADDFIWPVFVREQPGEEEIVSLPGQLRVGLDRLIEHVGQAVELGIPAVALFPVIDPEKKDADGSEATNPDNLICRAARELKRAFPELGLIGDVALDPYTTHGQDGILRNGYVVNDESVSRLSEQATLLAEAGFDVVAPSDMMDGRIGAIRSALEEKELVNTRILSYAVKYASGFYGPFRQALGNVLSGDKKSYQMDSANSDEALREVALDLNEGADMVMVKPGLPYLDVIHRVKSEFKVPTFAYQVSGEYSMLMAAIQNGWLDANVVIEESLMSFKRAGCDGILTYFALDMARRLRDGESQNI
- a CDS encoding MarR family winged helix-turn-helix transcriptional regulator — its product is MKREDALKLRTDIKKMIILTGVFESQNLPNGPFEKPLPTSQMMALEELEVEKLTVWQLSNKLRLETSTVSRLVDKLVKKGLVYREVNEKNRRELFLHLTEKGHITVNRLREQSLTFYQRILNNLSESEQKIVVDGFELFIDSISKSFD
- a CDS encoding acetyl-CoA carboxylase carboxyltransferase subunit alpha, with the translated sequence MSLDFERPIIELKEKFDELKKMMKENNVDLSSEIHLLEKRLNKMQDEIYSNLTPFQRVQIARLRNRPTTLDYIPLLFTNFFELHGDRLYGDDKAMIGGIAKFKEMPVTVIGHQRGRSTKENIERNFGMSHPEGYRKALRLMKQADKFNRPIITFIDTIGAYPGKGSEERGISEAIARNLLEMATLKVPIVCIVIGEASSGGALGISVGNHIHMLEYSWYSVISPEGAASILWKDAKYAPEAAEHMKISAKDLKHLGIIDEIIAEIKGGAQNDIKSQAKMIESVIESSLKKLRPLSSEELIQQRYEKYRQIENYK